One Elaeis guineensis isolate ETL-2024a chromosome 10, EG11, whole genome shotgun sequence genomic window carries:
- the LOC105052171 gene encoding uncharacterized protein, with protein MEEGYSSLPTSHLLGSVPAAVAEDKTGGAASESSSANLQSFPPANGGYQAPGSAYGGDEQATSSWKGVCSISSYTPYFNIDTDIVVDRLITSVYPLNDFTRKIDGNPDMYGPVWISTTLVFMLAALGNCATYLMRKRNEPDAVWNFDVTFVDWAACVIYGYALAVPVAFYFLLQYVGCNASLIHLWCMWGYSLFIFLPSSLLLVAPVEIFRWVIIILAGAASSWFVAQNLKAYTEGSDLMVLIVSALLLQFALALFIKIFFFM; from the exons ATGGAAGAAGGTTACTCGAGCCTCCCTACCAGCCATTTGCTCGGCTCCGTTCCC GCTGCGGTAGCTGAGGATAAAACAGGAGGCGCTGCTAGTGAAT CCTCGTCTGCCAACTTACAAAGCTTTCCACCTGCTAATGGAGGCTATCAAGCCCCTGGGAGTGCATATG GTGGAGATGAGCAAGCTACAAGCAGTTGGAAAGGAGTATGTAGCATTTCATCATACACCCCATATTTCAACATTGATACTGATATTGTGGTAGATAGACTCATTACTTCAGTGTATCCCTTGAATGATTTTACAAGGAAGATTGATGGCAATCCTGATAT GTATGGCCCCGTTTGGATCTCTACTACATTGGTATTCATGCTTGCTGCCCTTGGAAACTGTGCAACTTATCTTATGCGCAAAAGAAATGAACCAGATGCGGTATGGAACTTTGATGTCACGTTTGTAGATTGGGCAGCATGTGTCATATATGGTTATGCACTTGCTGTGCCAGTTGCATTTTACTTCTTGCTTCAGTACGTTGGATGTAATGCAAGCCTCATACATCTCTGGTGTATGTGGGGTTACTCGCTGTTCATCTTTCTACCAAGTTCC TTGTTATTGGTTGCTCCTGTTGAGATCTTCCGATGGGTCATCATAATTCTTGCTGGTGCTGCATCATCTTGGTTCGTTGCACAAAACTTAAAGGCTTATACAGAGGGGAGTGATCTGATGGTTTTAATTGTTAGTGCCTTGTTGTTGCAATTTGCTCTTGCActcttcatcaaaatttttttcttcatgtga